Part of the Fodinicola acaciae genome is shown below.
GGTTGGCGCAGCGAGCCGCCGCGGAAGGCGATCGTGCTCTGCGTTGATGAGAAGGCCGCGAGCTGCACCTCGAGCCGAGCGTTCATGTGGACGAAACCACCGACCAAATCCTGGTGAAGGCTGCCCGTAAAACAACTTCAAACACGCACCACTAGTGCCGGTGCGTCCTCGTAGTCGAAAATCGATGTGACGCGGAAGTTGTCGTCTTTCTCGCACGGTTCGGGATTCGATACTCCAAAACGCGGCAGGTGTGCCCGCCTCTTCAAGAATCGATAGGTTTCCGTGCCGCCGTCCCCAGGTCGCGCCTGACGTCTGCGGCCATGGCGAGGGTGCGTTCGGCACCCAAGGAGATGCGATCGGTAAGTCGAACCGCACCAGCGCTCGACACGCCAACCAAGCAATGAGCCTCATGCTGGCAATACTCAGCATCAGGTGGCCAACTTAACTTAGTGGCATTGCAATGTGGTGCGCTCTGGTGTGCCGGACTGGGCGGGTGCATCCGGGCCGGGTGCAGCCTTTGTCGCGGGCGATCAACGCTTTCCGCAACTCTGGACCGGCGAGGCGCTCCTTGCGGCCCACGTCCAGCGGTACGCCTTCGGAGTTGAGGATGACCGGAATGATGTCGGCGTCGCAGGCCAAGCGGCGGGCGGTTTCGGGGCTGATGGTGCGGTAGAGGTCGAGCCACCCTGTGCCGGCTCGGCCTCGTGCGGAATGGTCAGCACCACGGCGGTGACCGTGGCCGCGGCGGTGACCGCCACGCCGGCGACCAGGCCGGCGACAAGCCTCCTGCGGTGCGGTTTGGCTGACCGTACTGAATGTTGGTCATCATCGACTCCCGGATTGCTCGGTGTCGGTCCCCGGGAATCTCCTGCGGGAAAGCCGGGAACGCGCGGTGCTCACCGCGCGCGACCTGCTCCGCGCCGTCGAGCCGAGTCACCACCTCGTCCGCCGGATCCGGCACCACGCCACCGGCCGGCAGCCGCGCCAGCGCACCGTCATATCGCCGCGCGACGCGACGTACGTTGCGGCAGACGTTGGTGGCAATCCCCAACAGCCACGGCTGCAACGACGCGTCGACGCTGCTGTCGATCCGCTCACGCAGCCGCCAGGCCTCCAGGAACGTCAGCGAAACCGCGTCCTCGGTGGTCGACCAGCTGCCGACCAACCGAAAGGCGTGGTCGTACACGACCTTGGCGTATGCGTCGAACAGCTCTCTGAACGCCGCCGGCTCACCAGAGCGAAGCCGTGTCCGCATCGTCCGCATCGTCATGCCCACACTTTGTCGTTGTCCACCGGCCGCGCAGGATCTCGGTGATCTGAGTCACAGGGGAGCCGTGGACCTACAGGCCGAGGTGCGTGGCGAGGCGGTCGAGATGGAAGTCGGCGTCGCCGAAGCTGAGTGCGGCGGCGGTGGCGTGGCCGAGATAGCGGTGCAGATTGTGTTCGGCGGTGAACCCGATGGCGCCGTGCACCTGGTGGCCGAGCGCGCAGATCCGCTCGTACGCGTCGCTGACGACGGCCTTCGCGGTGCTGACCTCGATGGTGGCGTCGGACCCGGTGCCGAGCCGCCACGCGGCCTCGTACGCGGCGAAGCGGGCGCCGAGCAGATCGATCGCCATGTTGGCGCAGTGATGTTGCACGGCCTGGAAAGCGCCGATCGGCCGGCCGAACTGGCGGCGCTGTCCGGCATATTCCACGGTCAGATCCAACACGGCCTGCGCGCCGCCGACCATCTCCGCGCAGGTGAGCACCGTGGCATACGCCATCGCGGTGTCCACTGTGGACCGCCCTGACAGGAATCGCTGCTGTCCAACGGAAACCGCGCCGAAGGTCACCGCGTGGACCGGCTCGTTGCCGACCACGTCGAGGCGTTCGAAGGTGATCCCCGGCGTGTCGCCGTCGACGAGCGCGGCCGACGCGCCGGTGATCACCAGCAGATCGGCGGCCTCCTGAGCGAACGGTACGAACGGCACGCGGCCGTCGATGGCATGGTCGGGTGTCGCGACGAGGTCTGATCCGACAGCGTACGCGATCGTCCGGCCGTCGGCGACCGCTGGCAGCCACTGCTGTTTCTGTTGCTCCGTGCCAAAGGCGGCGATGGTCGACGCACCGGCGACGGTCGGCGCGAACGGTGTCGCGACCCCGGCCCTGCCGAGCTCTTCAGCGACCAGGCACACGTCGAGAAGGTCCGAGCCGACGCCGCCGTATGCCTCCGGGACGGCCAGTCCGGTCCAGCCGAGCTCGACGATTTCCTTCCACAGCTCGGATCCGCCGGCGCCGGAGCGCCTGGCCAGGAAGTCTCGTGCGGTGGCCTGGACGAGCTGCTGGTCCTCGGTCAGCGTGAGGTCCACTACGCGTCCACCGGGATCTTGTCGGAGCGGACCCACACGCCGGGTTTTTCCTCCCAGAACAGCTGAATGAGCACGCCACCGGTCTGCTTCGGGTGTACGAACGTGTGTTTCCAGGCAGCGCCGTCTGTGACGCCTTCCTCATCGTCGAACGGCTCGATGCCATGCTGCGCCAGCGCGGCGCGCGCCGCGTCCCAGTCGGCCACCTGGAACGTCACGTGGTGCACGGACGTCCCGTTCTTGGCCAGGAAACGGTCGATGAACGAGTCCTCGCCCCGGGGCATGATGATCTCCCAGCACACCGAGGATCCGGGAATGTTCAGCACCAGGTCCGCCATGTCCGGCAGCTCGTCGATCGGCGTCTTCCAGATCGGCAGGAAGCCGGCCAGGTCCGCATACCACTGCGCGAGCGCCTCGCGGTCGGGGTAGGCCTGGCAGATGTGGTCCATGGTGACGATCCCGACCGCCGGACCGTCCACAGTGGACTCGGCGACCGGCTCGGCGTTCTCGTCGCCGGCCAGCGCCAGGCTTCCGGTGCCACGCAGCCGAAACCGTACGCCGGGACCGTGGTCCGGCGGGGTCAGCGACGCCTCGATCCAGCCGTGCCCGGAGTCCACATAGGACAGTCCGCGCTTGTCCAGCTCGGCGCGCGCGGCGTCCAGGTCCGGGACCTCGGCGCCGACGTGGTGGAAACCCGGCCGGCCCTTCTGCTGGTCCAATGTGGACTGCAAAGGCGAGTCCGCGCCGGACGGCGAGATCACGACCCAGTCCTGGCCCCAGCTGCCGGGCACGGCCAGCCGTACGCCTTTGACGCCCTGCTCGGGATTGTCCCAGCCACGCGTCGGGCGAAACCCGAAGACGTTGCGCAGCAAGGAAACCTGACCGTCCAGATCGGCGGTCAGCTGTGCGACGTGGTCGATCCGGTAGATCCGCATCTGCTGACTCCTTCAGCTCAGGACGGGTGGGGTTCGATCCAGTCGTAGCCGCTCTGCACGAGCTCCTTGACCAGCCGCAGGTTGTAACGGTTCATCGCGGCGATCCGGTTGGCCAGCTCCTCGACGCGAGCGTCGAACTCGTCGGCGGCATAAACGTCGTTGACCAGGCCAAACTGCAGCGCGCGTGCCGCGTCGAGTCGTACGCCGGTGAACAGCATCTCCATGGCGCGTGCCTTGCCGATCCGCTGCGGCAGCCGCTTGACCCCGCCCCAGCCCGGCGCCGACCCGCCAAACTCCGGCTGGTCCGGATCCTCCTTGCCGTCCATGAACTTCGGCTGGTAAGGCGGACGCGCGGAGAGGGTGATCTCCACCAACCCCATCTTCGCGTTTTCGTGCGCGACAATGAAGTCGGCGCCGAGGGCCAGCTCAAGGCCGCCGCCGACGGCGTATCCGTGCACCGCGGCGAAAACCGGCACGGACATCCGCGCCATCATCGCGAACGTCTTCTCGCCGAGGCGGCCCTGCTCGATCCGGTCCTTCTTGGTCAGCCCCTCCGACCAGTCCAGATCCATGCCGGCGCAGAAGGCCCGCTCGCCGGCGCCTTTGAGCACCGCTACGCA
Proteins encoded:
- a CDS encoding acyl-CoA dehydrogenase family protein, which produces MDLTLTEDQQLVQATARDFLARRSGAGGSELWKEIVELGWTGLAVPEAYGGVGSDLLDVCLVAEELGRAGVATPFAPTVAGASTIAAFGTEQQKQQWLPAVADGRTIAYAVGSDLVATPDHAIDGRVPFVPFAQEAADLLVITGASAALVDGDTPGITFERLDVVGNEPVHAVTFGAVSVGQQRFLSGRSTVDTAMAYATVLTCAEMVGGAQAVLDLTVEYAGQRRQFGRPIGAFQAVQHHCANMAIDLLGARFAAYEAAWRLGTGSDATIEVSTAKAVVSDAYERICALGHQVHGAIGFTAEHNLHRYLGHATAAALSFGDADFHLDRLATHLGL
- a CDS encoding VOC family protein is translated as MRIYRIDHVAQLTADLDGQVSLLRNVFGFRPTRGWDNPEQGVKGVRLAVPGSWGQDWVVISPSGADSPLQSTLDQQKGRPGFHHVGAEVPDLDAARAELDKRGLSYVDSGHGWIEASLTPPDHGPGVRFRLRGTGSLALAGDENAEPVAESTVDGPAVGIVTMDHICQAYPDREALAQWYADLAGFLPIWKTPIDELPDMADLVLNIPGSSVCWEIIMPRGEDSFIDRFLAKNGTSVHHVTFQVADWDAARAALAQHGIEPFDDEEGVTDGAAWKHTFVHPKQTGGVLIQLFWEEKPGVWVRSDKIPVDA
- a CDS encoding enoyl-CoA hydratase/isomerase family protein, with product MSETLDVQVKDRVAWLTLNRPDKLNALTPGTMRELRQAFTEIDDDEDICVAVLKGAGERAFCAGMDLDWSEGLTKKDRIEQGRLGEKTFAMMARMSVPVFAAVHGYAVGGGLELALGADFIVAHENAKMGLVEITLSARPPYQPKFMDGKEDPDQPEFGGSAPGWGGVKRLPQRIGKARAMEMLFTGVRLDAARALQFGLVNDVYAADEFDARVEELANRIAAMNRYNLRLVKELVQSGYDWIEPHPS
- a CDS encoding RNA polymerase sigma factor; this translates as MRTRLRSGEPAAFRELFDAYAKVVYDHAFRLVGSWSTTEDAVSLTFLEAWRLRERIDSSVDASLQPWLLGIATNVCRNVRRVARRYDGALARLPAGGVVPDPADEVVTRLDGAEQVARGEHRAFPAFPQEIPGDRHRAIRESMMTNIQYGQPNRTAGGLSPAWSPAWRSPPRPRSPPWC